The DNA window CTTCTAAAATCTCTTTTGGCATTGGCAACAAATCATCTTTTAAACCAGCACTTGTAACATTGACGATGAGGTCAAAAGAGTCTATTTTTAAATTATCCCAAGTATTTACAGAGATACACAAGTTTTCAAAATCTTTCAATCTGTTTAAGCTTCGATTTACGATAGAGACATTTTTAAATCCCTGATTTATAAAAGAGTGAACAATTGCTTTTGCTGTTCCACCTGCTCCAACAATAAGAATTTTTTCAAATTTCCAATCACGAATAGAGTGAATAAATCCATCGCCATCAGTGTTGTATCCGATAATTTTTCCACAATTATTCCGAACAAGACAATTGACAGCACCAATATCACGAGCAACACCTTGAACCTCATCGCAAATTTGAAAAGCGACTTCTTTGTGTGGAACTGTTACACTTGCACCAGAAATATTTAGGTTTTTCATAACATCTGGAATTGTCTTACCATCTTCAATTGCAGTTCTAATATATCTGTGGTCTAGGGCATATTTCTTAAAAACAGAGTTGTGAATGAGTGGCGATTTTGAATGAGAAACTGGATTTCCAAAAATTGTAAAAAGTTTCAACTAATTTTCCTCTTTTGCATTTTCACTCTGTGCGAGTAATCTTGTTAATTCAGAAGCTTTTTGTGGCTTCATTTTTGCAAAAATGTTTGCAAGTGTTTTTGGTTTGATGTTGAGAATAATTTTTAGGGCATCTTTTGAAGGCATCTCCGCAATAATTTTTGCTGCCGATTTTGCTTTCATTTTTGAATAAGTTGTTGAAACCTTGTCCATTTTTAATTTCTCAATCTCTTCAAGAAGTTTTTTGTTCTCTTCTGTCAATTTCTCGATATGTGCTTCTCGCTCTTTGGTTTCGGATAATTTCTCTTCAACCTCTTTTTCCCATTTTTCAACTTTTAACCGCTTTTTCTGTAACAAAATATTTGTCTCTTCTTTTAAAGTGCTAAGACTCTCCTCTTCACTCTTAATTCGGTCAAGCTCAAGAACTAATTCGCCTTTTCTCTGCTCAAAAATCTTATTACATTCAAAAAGTGTGCTTGTGTCTTCAACTTCTAGCTCTTTTCGTATCTCTTTTTCAAGCTGAGACTTTTTTTGCTCAAAAATTTGATTACATTGTAAGAGATCTCCCCCAGAGTTTTCAGCAAGTAGCAGAGTTGCCGAAATTGATAAAATTGCCAAAATTCTCAAATCACTCTCCCTTATTTTAGATTAAATTTGATTCTAGCATTTTCATTTTTTAAACAAAAGAGTTTTTCTAATTTCTTTTGCTAAGATGTTTTTAAAAAATAGGTAGTTTTATGGCAGGACACAGTAAGTGGGCAAATATTAAGCGAAGAAAAGGGGCAGTTGATGCAAAAAGAGGAGTCCTTTTCACTAAATTAGTAAAAGATATTGTTACGGCAGCAAAACAGGGTGGTGGCGATCCAGATATGAATCCGAGTTTAAGACTTGCGGTACAAAAAGCAAAAGACAACTCTATGCCACATGACAATATTCAGAGAGCAATTGACAAAGCAACAGGAAATTTAAAAGGTGTTGTTTATGAAGATATTATTTACGAGGGATATGGACCACATGGTGTCGCAATCCTTATGGAAGTTATGACGGACAATAGAAACCGAACAGTTGGAAATATTCGAGCGACTCTCTCTAAAAATGGTGGAAATCTTGGTGAAAGTGGTTCAGTTGGTTGGATGTTTGAAAAACGAGGAATTCTTGTTGTTGAAAAAAGTAAATTTGACGATGAGGTCGTTGAAATTGCTATGGAGAGTGGAGCTGAAGAAATTTTAGATGAAATGGATGATGTCATTGTTGTTGAAATTGAGCCGTCTCTTTTAAATGAATTGCTTTCAAATATTGAAAAAATTGATGTCAAAATTCTTGAATCTAAAATTGAAATGGTCGCATCAAATGAAATCGATTTGGATGATGAAAAGCAAGAAAGTTTAGAATTTTTAATTGAAAAGTTAGAAGACGATGACGATATTCAGAATATCTACACTAACCTAAAATAGGGAGTAATTTTGAGAAAAATATTTATCGCGATTTTAACAGCAGTCTCGTTAAATGCGGGACTTGTTGATGCAAAAGTTGGAGCAGGTGTTTGGCTTGTTCAATCAACTGGTGAGATTGTTTATAAAGGTGATCCACTTGATTTTGAGGATCATTTAGGAATGGACGGAACTCTTGCCTCTTATGCTTATGTGGATTTTTATCACTTTATTCCAGTGCTACCAAACTTGAGAATTGATGTTACTCAGTTTGGTGAAGATGCGGATAATAATATTCCTTATGGAGTTCAGAAAGAGTTTGCTGATAGAAATCTAACAGGACAAGTAAAATCAAATTTAAATTTAAATCAATTTGACATAATCGCATATTACAACCTCATCGGAACAATTCTACATGCTGATGTTGGTGTCGGGGTTAAGTATTACCAAGGCTCAATTGATGTTGATGCAAAAGACGGAAGCAACTATATAAAAAATGATTCGATAGATATTGATTTTGCACTGCCAAT is part of the Thiovulum sp. ES genome and encodes:
- a CDS encoding shikimate 5-dehydrogenase (PFAM: Shikimate dehydrogenase substrate binding domain; Shikimate / quinate 5-dehydrogenase~TIGRFAM: shikimate 5-dehydrogenase), coding for MKLFTIFGNPVSHSKSPLIHNSVFKKYALDHRYIRTAIEDGKTIPDVMKNLNISGASVTVPHKEVAFQICDEVQGVARDIGAVNCLVRNNCGKIIGYNTDGDGFIHSIRDWKFEKILIVGAGGTAKAIVHSFINQGFKNVSIVNRSLNRLKDFENLCISVNTWDNLKIDSFDLIVNVTSAGLKDDLLPMPKEILEALFEKGKYVVDAIYHETPFLRLAKEKGLETKDGSDMLVYQGVLANSIFLERKISKELIEKEMIKIF
- a CDS encoding DNA-binding regulatory protein, YebC/PmpR family (PFAM: Domain of unknown function DUF28~TIGRFAM: DNA-binding regulatory protein, YebC/PmpR family), whose translation is MAGHSKWANIKRRKGAVDAKRGVLFTKLVKDIVTAAKQGGGDPDMNPSLRLAVQKAKDNSMPHDNIQRAIDKATGNLKGVVYEDIIYEGYGPHGVAILMEVMTDNRNRTVGNIRATLSKNGGNLGESGSVGWMFEKRGILVVEKSKFDDEVVEIAMESGAEEILDEMDDVIVVEIEPSLLNELLSNIEKIDVKILESKIEMVASNEIDLDDEKQESLEFLIEKLEDDDDIQNIYTNLK
- a CDS encoding MgtE intracellular N domain-containing protein (PFAM: MgtE intracellular N domain), translating into MRILAILSISATLLLAENSGGDLLQCNQIFEQKKSQLEKEIRKELEVEDTSTLFECNKIFEQRKGELVLELDRIKSEEESLSTLKEETNILLQKKRLKVEKWEKEVEEKLSETKEREAHIEKLTEENKKLLEEIEKLKMDKVSTTYSKMKAKSAAKIIAEMPSKDALKIILNIKPKTLANIFAKMKPQKASELTRLLAQSENAKEEN